CGatttttaaatattaattcttcgtcttcgtTAACCATTTCTTTTACGGTACTGGCAACTCTTTCCCGAAGCACTTGCTCAAATGATTCACTATTCTTTTCTGTACTATCCCATGGATTGGATaatatttctcttttcagCTTGTCAAAATGTCCCTCTTTCTTATACTTTTCTGACAACTTTTTActatcttcttcattataaGCCATTTTCTGATCCTAAATTGGCCTTCACTCCCTTAGACTGCGTTATGGTTTCACTAAATAAAGAACAGATTTTCCTAGATATTATTTCTCTAGTACCTCTCGTTTGCAAGATGTaagtaagaaaaataaagcaaaaaaaaaggtcaTTGAGTTAATACAACGATAAGTGTTCAATGTTGGAGCGGCAAACGGTGCATGACCTCAGCTTAAGGCGTAGTTTACTTTATACTCATGTCGGTTGAGGAGGCTGTTGCCAGATATAGAGATGTTATAAGCCACCTAGCAACTGGCAATTTAAGGCAGATTGCCATGAAGTCAGAAAAATTGGCCCAGATCATTGCATCCTCAAAAAGTACCGTTCGCTTTCATCATAAAGCCCGCAGTGGTAAAACAGTAATATATAAATCCATCAAGAAAGCTCTACTTTCCAATGTTACATCTCTATCTCCCGAGTTTTCCTCAGAAACTGATGTTCTGCAATTCCTCCatttaaattttgtatATCAAACTCGTTTTCAAGCTTTAAGTGGacaaataaagaaatattgtGGCATGAAGATATACTATGAGTTAAAGTTTGCAGCGATCGATCACTTAGAAACCGAAGCACAAACTACCGGCTTGACACTCTTAAGATTTTGGGCGACATCTTTGGATGAATTTATTAGAAAAGAACATTGGATAGATAATGGATCCGagtttcaaattttttacagGCTAATGGTTGATTATTCGTCTTGGAAATGGGATTCAGATATTGAAAGACAACACTACTTCATGTGCCAATTTCGCAGCAAACTCAAAGAATGCTTGGTGGACTTTTACGAAAATTTTGATCTTCAAAAATCCAGCAAACCTCTGGAAGAACTCATTATGCCTTGGGAAAAGCTCGTTTATGTCGCCAATTATATAGATGCATTCACTGGAGAGCAAGTTAGGATAGACGGTGCCGAATTATTCTGGAcattcaaaaatcttgTTTTCTCCTCCATTTCCTCTATTGTTCTTAGGTTAGATGACCTTCAGAATATATTCAGCGCATTCCAGCATTACGGTAAGGACACGTTAGTTCAAGACTTTGCGCGCGTACGATCTTTAAAGTGGGATAGTAATGATAAGGTCGAAAGCTTGATTCGTGCCCTCATTTTTAATGATATGTTTCCTTATTTTAATCGGGAACAAGTAAGAACGAAGGGAGATGGTATATATTTCTTGCGCTTATTGAGGAAAAACTTCAAGAGAAAGATCAATGGCGTTAAAGAATTTCATATTCAAGTGATGAAGTACTTGAATTCCCAATTTAAGAATAATTACAACTCGTTGATGACATCattaaaaattcaaaatagaaaacaaagtCTGAATATGGTTCGTTCTGCTTCAAAGGATGGTAGCAAAACTAATGTGCTTCTTTCGCCTATCGATGAATATTCACATTTTgttgataatgatgaacCTTTGTGGCAAGACAAACTATATCCGAAGATATACACGAATGAGCAAACCCTTACATTTGATACATCAGCTATATTTGATTCTCATAAGATATACGcaatattatcattactGCGATACTACTTACctgagaaaagaaagttttttcGGATTTATTACTTGCCAAGTATTTTTAAAAGGATTTTATATTACGGTACGAAGTTTGCTCAGCTATATTTCAAGGAAGGTTGCTTGGAACGACTGGTTATAGAATATCTCAAGATTCTAGAACCCTCTTTGGCTCATGCGGTAGACAAATTGATTAAGTCTAGCATAGAATCACTCAAAAATGTAACACTAACAAGTGATGATAAAACCTCTTCAGGCGTCATTCTTTTGCCCCAGAAAGAATTTAGTTCACTTTCTGAAGTAAACAAAGGCTTCAATGAACCATTTTGGCCTAACCAGTCATTTGCGAATAGTTGGCCCGATCTCGCGAATAAGCAATTGAAGACGGGCCAAGTTTTGCAAGATGCATTTGCATTCcacctttttgaaattgaactACCGATTGTTATCAACAATACAAAGGGTACGCATCTGAAACTTGTTTCTAACATGTGCACCACAAGCATATTGTACTTATATAATGAAGCTGATTCCTTATCATTAATTACcatacaagaaaaattagcTGTTTTACCGACAGGTAAACGAAATGAGATCCTattgaacaatttgaaTAGGCTAACAAAATTGAAGCTGTTATTGTTGAAAGAGAACGAAGAAGGGCAAAAGTTTTACACGTTTAATTTTAAGTACAAAAATACTGGTCAGAAATCGTCGGTTATAAGGCTTATCTAACAACAGTAAGACAGTGAGTTGTAACTTGACCTGTTCTGCAGCAAATTATTATGAAATAGTACAACAGAATACTTCTTTTCTCAGTATataatttttcctttttttttacttatATTTGATAAACAACGTCAACGTACGTACAACTGGAAGTTAGAGATGGGATAGAAGGATTATAAGCAATATGCTTATTCGGGTTCGAAAGCTTGGTCCGAGACCTCCAATAATACTTCCATTGCcataatttgaaaatttacatCATTTGCATCATCTGGATTTGCAGGCGCAATAGTAGGTCCCCAAATTATACAAAGAGCCCTTAAATTCATTCTATTTTGGGCTTCATGTGCCAACACCCTTTTCAGATGGAAAACAAGGGCCCTTAACGTCCAGTATTGTGCATCGGGTAGATTATAAATTAGCCCATgcataaaattttttcttgttgtCGGATCTTCTATTTGCAGACAAACCTTGATCTCCGAAGATAGAGCCTTCGGTAATACGCTATCAGGCAGCGatgcaaaaaaagttttcagTAGTGATCCTACTAAATAAATATCCGAGTCAGAATGTGGCTTTGATGGTACAATCATGGAAATGTTTGCAGGATCCTTATCAATCTCCTCCTTCAACTTGCTGACATCAAGTACATTTGCCGACTTTCTATAGATCCCTTCTTGATCAAGACcaaatttatcaatgaCGTATATGCACTGGCGCACTATCGCAGGGACCATGTCTTGTTCGAATTCTATCAATGATTCTAGCGGTACACCAAAtgtcttgaaatttttctgaaCACCGGGTGGCATATTGTTGTTCGTTTGAATGTGAGAAATCGGGCGGTCCGAATCCAAAGAGTTAATCAGTTCTTCTGGGATTTGCGGACTGTTGTTACCAGGATCCAAAGTCTTTGTTATAGATGATGTGGTGTCACTTGTTACAATGGAAGAGGACGGCGACATAGCGCCAGCCGCGGTGTTGGTAGAAGAGATAGATGAACCCATAGTGGGTGGTAGTTGTTTGTTGGTATTTAATGACGGTGTAGCACTGTTAGAATTGGCACCCGGAACAGCCGCGGCGTTATTACTACTGCTCAAAAATGGAGATTCATTATGGGTAGAGATCATTCTTTTCGGGATGGAGTTTCTTGAGGGATCCACGGCAAATTTTGGAGGACTCTTATTTTTCTGGCCATGGTTCATTGATGGATGCTTTTTATATGATACCGGGATCAAGTTTTTGTTAATCAATAGGGAATGTTTTCCCGTTTGATTATATTTGTTCAGAAACCCGTAAAGATCACGTTCGTTGGAAACAGAGCCAGCAAATGACTTCATCGATTTAGTGGAGTCTAATGGGCTTATTGTAACGCCTGTATTTAAGATTAAATTTTCTGTCCATATCGTGTATTTCTGCAATTGGATAGTCATCGCTGTGTCTACTTCTAGGATCAAATCTTTCAATTCTTGAACAATTCTAGGCCTCTCCTTCGTTATAAACGTGTTTCTTAAAGAATTAGAATGATCTACCTTTTGCTTATATTCAAGATCGGCATTATCGATTTTTCTTaacaattcttcttcttgttctttcgTAGTTTTAGACCCTCTCAAGGTCAGTcttgtttttgttggatCGGTCATTCTTAATTTGTCCCAATCTTGACATAACGAATTGTAGCGAGACTGCGCCTTTTCTGCGCTATGTATAG
The nucleotide sequence above comes from Saccharomyces paradoxus chromosome II, complete sequence. Encoded proteins:
- a CDS encoding uncharacterized protein (similar to YBR259W) — protein: MSVEEAVARYRDVISHLATGNLRQIAMKSEKLAQIIASSKSTVRFHHKARSGKTVIYKSIKKALLSNVTSLSPEFSSETDVLQFLHLNFVYQTRFQALSGQIKKYCGMKIYYELKFAAIDHLETEAQTTGLTLLRFWATSLDEFIRKEHWIDNGSEFQIFYRLMVDYSSWKWDSDIERQHYFMCQFRSKLKECLVDFYENFDLQKSSKPLEELIMPWEKLVYVANYIDAFTGEQVRIDGAELFWTFKNLVFSSISSIVLRLDDLQNIFSAFQHYGKDTLVQDFARVRSLKWDSNDKVESLIRALIFNDMFPYFNREQVRTKGDGIYFLRLLRKNFKRKINGVKEFHIQVMKYLNSQFKNNYNSLMTSLKIQNRKQSLNMVRSASKDGSKTNVLLSPIDEYSHFVDNDEPLWQDKLYPKIYTNEQTLTFDTSAIFDSHKIYAILSLLRYYLPEKRKFFRIYYLPSIFKRILYYGTKFAQLYFKEGCLERLVIEYLKILEPSLAHAVDKLIKSSIESLKNVTLTSDDKTSSGVILLPQKEFSSLSEVNKGFNEPFWPNQSFANSWPDLANKQLKTGQVLQDAFAFHLFEIELPIVINNTKGTHLKLVSNMCTTSILYLYNEADSLSLITIQEKLAVLPTGKRNEILLNNLNRLTKLKLLLLKENEEGQKFYTFNFKYKNTGQKSSVIRLI
- the RGD1 gene encoding GTPase-activating protein RGD1 (GTPase-activating protein (RhoGAP) for Rho3p and Rho4p~similar to YBR260C), which produces MEETAKKPTSTAVSARSSHNGGGEDLAHLFNAPEIKKVLNSDVAINALLSRLKQSLLTCEEFMKFIRKKYVFEEEHVQELSKQYKHFFNVDGSTYSSLKKMIHEVLGFDGKMAQVKQSYITALQKMYSEISSLLLTMTKLRKSVKENSKRLEKDVSDAIHSAEKAQSRYNSLCQDWDKLRMTDPTKTRLTLRGSKTTKEQEEELLRKIDNADLEYKQKVDHSNSLRNTFITKERPRIVQELKDLILEVDTAMTIQLQKYTIWTENLILNTGVTISPLDSTKSMKSFAGSVSNERDLYGFLNKYNQTGKHSLLINKNLIPVSYKKHPSMNHGQKNKSPPKFAVDPSRNSIPKRMISTHNESPFLSSSNNAAAVPGANSNSATPSLNTNKQLPPTMGSSISSTNTAAGAMSPSSSIVTSDTTSSITKTLDPGNNSPQIPEELINSLDSDRPISHIQTNNNMPPGVQKNFKTFGVPLESLIEFEQDMVPAIVRQCIYVIDKFGLDQEGIYRKSANVLDVSKLKEEIDKDPANISMIVPSKPHSDSDIYLVGSLLKTFFASLPDSVLPKALSSEIKVCLQIEDPTTRKNFMHGLIYNLPDAQYWTLRALVFHLKRVLAHEAQNRMNLRALCIIWGPTIAPANPDDANDVNFQIMAMEVLLEVSDQAFEPE